Proteins from one Spirochaetota bacterium genomic window:
- a CDS encoding tetratricopeptide repeat protein — MKRIVFTIYIFLIITRIALYAIESSQLFEQGMEAFRMGNYGSSELIFRKIIDANDSYKDKAWYYLALSIFYQKQYRSAIFELNRFLLLCTTPDLCSEARYWIAESYFFLNDYIKSIEEYNRFIAQSKNKQLIINAYDRIGEIYFNQKRYDEAIIEWKKALTISSKKYEDSNRIIKIGEALFLSERYDEALDMLEPLIHATSDTTIASKARLLVGRIYQLMGKHWQAIKYLNEIPDSMLRLPSFMSVQYFKALSYIALGDIYNARLNLKSYIMISTDDVPYHYNAKYELGKILLNTKDLDEGIALLEEVYTNSNDIELRSKASFELAKVYLKNNNNEKAIPYLENATSISEPENQKYVMMTLTRLYITTARYDDAKRLLDFMLEKYQYEENRDEMLFLLAQVYVIQGDITKALETFEAIKENNPFSQFLIELDYVKAIDAFKRERYNDAIEYGNKYLKNQKIENRYEVLILLAESYIKIKNTQKATEAMDQLITRFPKKVGLEEVIYDLSIVLKEQGVNVDKYYSFITKNYYTSITAGKVFIEKGDEAYKKKNYQAAANYYAQYLATKGRPRERSVLLFYVLSLYELKQYHTIIKILQGSDYLNIDDLTTKLLIKWLAKSLYAIKDYTTALLYFMKVPLQDYNKDDLLIIADTALNNRQPDIAIEIIPYVEDEENYYVTVCYSIAQYYRLNGDNTMAIDYYSKVLLKKPDSSKSDDAKISLAQIYLERKEFEKALELIQYIRKKEVENVQYSIMAIAYFNLGNYDKALNISLGKLNTIIKTEYADDIIKYLLLYYYEQNDRKNYQNIYTYGVKRNKLISLSNYYYGLLLYKNSNYTQALNYFTIASRYDDEYAHESLYYAGLIYMFIQRNLGIAKRYFDLYVAKTDVNANNYSYARIYISMLLYESGKTDESRDLLYSIVSEDSNVLAKIKATHLITQYGF; from the coding sequence ATGAAAAGGATAGTATTCACTATATATATTTTTTTGATAATTACTAGAATAGCTTTGTATGCAATTGAAAGTTCCCAGCTATTTGAGCAAGGGATGGAAGCCTTCAGGATGGGGAATTATGGGTCATCAGAGTTGATATTCAGAAAGATAATTGATGCAAATGATTCATATAAAGATAAAGCATGGTATTATTTAGCATTGTCGATATTTTATCAAAAACAATATCGCTCAGCTATATTTGAGTTAAACAGATTCCTTCTTTTATGCACTACACCTGATCTATGCAGTGAAGCACGGTACTGGATAGCCGAGTCATATTTTTTTCTGAATGATTACATTAAATCTATAGAAGAATACAATAGATTTATTGCCCAAAGTAAAAATAAGCAGCTTATTATCAATGCATATGATCGTATAGGGGAAATATACTTCAATCAAAAACGATATGACGAAGCAATCATAGAATGGAAAAAAGCATTAACTATCAGTTCAAAAAAATATGAAGACAGTAATAGAATAATAAAAATTGGTGAAGCATTATTCTTAAGTGAACGGTATGATGAAGCGCTGGATATGCTTGAACCTTTAATTCATGCTACCAGCGATACTACTATTGCATCCAAAGCAAGGCTATTGGTTGGCAGGATATATCAGCTTATGGGAAAACACTGGCAGGCAATTAAATATTTAAATGAAATTCCTGACAGCATGTTACGCCTTCCATCTTTTATGAGCGTACAATATTTTAAAGCCCTGTCATATATAGCGTTGGGTGATATCTATAATGCACGTTTAAATTTAAAATCATATATTATGATTTCTACTGATGATGTGCCATATCATTATAATGCAAAATACGAATTAGGAAAAATACTTTTAAATACCAAGGATTTGGATGAAGGGATAGCATTGCTAGAAGAAGTGTATACAAATAGCAACGATATAGAATTAAGAAGCAAAGCATCATTTGAGTTGGCAAAAGTATATCTAAAAAATAATAATAATGAAAAAGCAATCCCATATCTGGAAAATGCCACTTCTATCAGTGAGCCGGAAAATCAAAAATATGTAATGATGACATTAACCAGATTATACATAACCACTGCGCGCTATGATGATGCCAAACGACTTTTAGATTTCATGCTCGAAAAATACCAATATGAAGAAAATAGAGATGAAATGCTTTTTTTATTGGCTCAGGTCTATGTAATTCAGGGGGACATAACAAAAGCGCTTGAAACATTTGAAGCAATCAAGGAAAATAACCCGTTTTCACAATTTTTGATAGAACTTGATTATGTGAAAGCTATCGATGCTTTTAAAAGAGAACGATACAATGATGCAATAGAATATGGGAATAAATATCTAAAAAATCAGAAGATTGAAAACAGATATGAAGTATTAATTTTGTTGGCAGAATCATATATAAAAATTAAAAATACTCAAAAAGCAACGGAAGCTATGGACCAATTGATAACTCGTTTCCCAAAGAAGGTAGGATTGGAAGAAGTTATCTATGATTTGTCGATAGTTTTAAAAGAGCAGGGTGTAAATGTTGATAAATATTATTCATTTATTACCAAAAACTATTATACTTCTATAACTGCAGGTAAGGTATTTATAGAAAAAGGAGATGAAGCGTATAAAAAGAAAAACTATCAAGCAGCAGCAAACTATTATGCACAGTATTTAGCTACTAAAGGAAGACCCCGTGAGCGTTCGGTACTATTATTTTATGTATTATCTCTTTATGAATTGAAACAGTATCATACAATTATTAAAATATTGCAGGGTAGTGATTATTTGAATATTGATGATTTGACAACAAAATTATTAATTAAATGGCTGGCAAAAAGTTTATATGCAATTAAAGATTATACAACAGCATTGCTGTATTTCATGAAAGTTCCACTTCAAGACTATAACAAAGATGATTTGTTAATTATTGCTGATACGGCATTAAACAACCGTCAACCAGATATAGCTATTGAAATTATCCCTTATGTTGAAGATGAAGAAAATTATTACGTCACGGTTTGCTATTCAATAGCACAGTATTACAGGTTAAATGGGGATAATACTATGGCAATAGATTATTATTCCAAAGTTTTGCTAAAAAAACCTGATAGCAGTAAGTCGGATGATGCAAAAATTAGCCTGGCACAGATTTACCTAGAACGCAAAGAATTTGAAAAAGCTCTTGAACTGATTCAATATATACGAAAGAAAGAAGTTGAAAATGTGCAATACAGTATTATGGCAATTGCTTATTTTAATCTGGGTAATTATGATAAGGCTTTAAACATATCGCTGGGAAAACTTAATACTATTATAAAAACTGAATACGCAGATGATATTATCAAATATTTATTATTATATTACTATGAACAGAATGATAGAAAGAATTATCAGAACATTTACACATACGGAGTAAAAAGGAATAAATTAATTTCATTGTCTAATTATTATTATGGCTTGCTTTTGTATAAAAATAGTAATTATACTCAGGCTTTGAATTATTTTACCATTGCTTCACGATATGACGATGAATATGCACATGAATCATTATATTATGCAGGATTAATATATATGTTTATACAACGAAATTTAGGGATAGCCAAACGCTATTTTGATCTATATGTGGCTAAAACTGATGTTAATGCCAATAATTATTCTTATGCCAGAATATATATATCGATGCTTTTGTATGAATCAGGAAAAACAGATGAATCCCGAGATTTGCTTTATTCGATAGTTAGTGAAGATTCAAATGTACTTGCAAAAATAAAGGCAACTCATCTAATTACTCAATATGGTTTTTAA